The sequence CGATCGGCAGGGCCTTCGGGTCGGCCTGGCGGAGCACCTGGGCGACCATGCGGATCTGCTTGAGGCGCCCTGGACTCTCCTGGGCCCCGTCCGTGGGCTTTTTCGACATGGGTCCAAGGATAGTCCGGTCGGGCCGCCGTCCCGACAGCCGGTCGTCAGCCGCGCGCGGAGACGGCCTGCTTGTAGAGGCGGCCGGCGCGGTAGCTGGAGCGCACCAGCGGCCCGGACATCACGCCCGCGAAGCCGATCTCCTCGGCCTCGGCCGACAGCTCCACGAACTCCTCGGGCCTGACCCACCGCTCCACCGGGTGGTGGCGGGGGCTCGGCCGCAGGTACTGGGTGATCGTGATGAGCTCGCAGCCCGCCTCGTGCAGGTCGCGCAGCGCCTGCGAGACCTCCTCGCGGGTCTCGCCCATGCCGAGGATCAGGTTCGACTTGGTGACCAGGCCGTCCTCGCGCGCCCGGGTGATGACCTCCAGGGAGCGCTCGTAGCGGAACCCGGGCCGGATCCGCTTGAAGATCCGCGGCACGGTCTCCACGTTGTGCGCGAGCACCTCCGGCCGGGACGAGAACACCTCGGCGAGCTGCTCCGGGACGGCGTTGAAGTCGGGGATCAGCAGTTCGACGCCGCAGCCGGGGACCGCCGCGTGGATCTGCCGGACGGTCTCGGCGTACAGCCAGGCGCCGCCGTCCTCCAGGTCGTCGCGGGCGACGCCGGTGATGGTCGCGTACTTCAGCCCCATCGTGGCGACGGACTCGGCGACGCGGCGCGGCTCGTCCCGGTCAAGCGCGGCGGGCCTGCCGGTGTCGATCTGGCAGAAGTCGCAACGCCGGGTGCACTGGTCGCCGCCGATGAGGAACGTGGCCTCGCGGTCCTCCCAGCATTCGAAGATGTTGGGACAGCCGGCCTCCTGGCACACCGTGTGCAGGCCCTCGGACTTCACCAGGCCGGTGAGCTCGCGGTACTGCGGGCCCATCCGCATCCGGGTCTTGATCCACTCGGGCTTGCGCTCGATCGGGGTCTGGCTGTTGCGCGCCTCGACGCGCAGGAGCTTGCGTCCCTCAGGTGTCACCGTCGTCACGCGTCCCAGCGTACGTCCCGATCAGCGGTACCGGCACACCGGCGGCCCGCCGGCGGGAGCAGCATCGAAGCCGTATCGGACCGATCTCGAACGTATGACGGTACTCCGCCGGTGCAGCCGATTCGCGTGTTTCGGCCATCTTCATCAAGGGATCTCTCTAGGGTGACTCCCTGTCGTCACGCAACAGCTCAGCAGGAGGACCACCGTGGGTCTGGCAATGTCGTACCTCAGGGTGCCGCCCGTGCTGGAGGGAGAGCCCGACCCCGGCCGGATCGCGCGCCACGTCTTCGGCGACGCGAACTGGCGGCGGCGCGGCGCGGCCGCGCTGTTCGAGCTCGGTTGGGCGTGGCAGGCGATGCACTACCTCGTCACCGGCGACCCGTGGGAGGGCCGCCAGCCCGAGGCCGACGTCGTGTGCGGCGGCAGGCTGCTCACCGAGGACGGCGCCGACGAGCTCGGCATGGACGTCATCTACCTCGCCCCCGAGCGGGTCAAGCCCGCCGCCGACCACCTGGCCGCGACGCCGTTCGCCGGGATCGCGGGGCGCTACGACCCGGCCGCGATGGTGCGGGCCGGCGTCCAGGACGCCGGGCGGCTGGACGACGCCGCGCGCGAGCGGGTCTTCCAGCCCGCCTACGCCGGACTGGCCGAGTTCTTCCGGCTCGCCGCCACCGACGGCCAGGCCGTCTACAAGGTGATGGCCTGACCGACGATCCCGAGCTGCGCCGTGGTGCGGTGGAACGTCTCCGCCGCGCCCAGCGCCGCCGCAAGACGCCGTTCGACCAGCGGGACGATCTCGGCGACCGTCACCTCCCGGCCCAGCTCGCGGCTCAGGTTGGTCGACCCGACGTCGCGGATCCCGCAGGCGACGATCTTGTCGAACCAGCCCATGTCGTTGTCGCAGTTGAGCATGAAGCCGTGCATCGCGACGCCGCGCGCCACCCGGATCCCGATCGAGCCGATCTTGCGGTCCGGGGTCCCGCGGACCCACAGCCCGCTGCGGCCCTCCACGGTCGCCGTCTCCAGCCCGAGCTCGGCGCAGACGTCCATCATCATCCGCTCCAGCAGCCGGACGTAGCCGACGACGTCCGGCGGGTCGGGCAGCCGGACGATCGGGTAACCGGTGAGCTGCCCGGGGCCGTGCCAGGTGATCTTCCCGCCGCGGTCGACGTCCACGACCGGGGCGCCGGGGTCGCCGAACGGGCGGTCGAGCGCCTCCGTCCGCTTGCCCGCCGTGTAGACGGGCCGGTGCTCCAGCAGGAGGACGGTGTCGGGGATCGCGTCGTCCGCCCGCAGCGCGTGGGTGCGCTTCTGCAGCTCCCACCCGTCCTCGTAGGGGACGGCCGCCTCGCCGAACCCCGCGTGCACCACCACCAGCTCGCGTACGTCCACATCGCTCACACGGGCCAGCTTATGTCGTGATCGCCCAGACCGCTCCTCAGAAGGCGGCGAGCAGCCGGGGCTCCAGCCGGTACTCCTTGGCCGTCCCCGGCCCGTCCGGCTCGATCCTGTAGGCGCCGGCGTCCCGCCGGTAGGAGACGGCCTGCACGAACT is a genomic window of Actinomadura citrea containing:
- the lipA gene encoding lipoyl synthase — protein: MTTVTPEGRKLLRVEARNSQTPIERKPEWIKTRMRMGPQYRELTGLVKSEGLHTVCQEAGCPNIFECWEDREATFLIGGDQCTRRCDFCQIDTGRPAALDRDEPRRVAESVATMGLKYATITGVARDDLEDGGAWLYAETVRQIHAAVPGCGVELLIPDFNAVPEQLAEVFSSRPEVLAHNVETVPRIFKRIRPGFRYERSLEVITRAREDGLVTKSNLILGMGETREEVSQALRDLHEAGCELITITQYLRPSPRHHPVERWVRPEEFVELSAEAEEIGFAGVMSGPLVRSSYRAGRLYKQAVSARG
- a CDS encoding DUF1877 family protein — protein: MGLAMSYLRVPPVLEGEPDPGRIARHVFGDANWRRRGAAALFELGWAWQAMHYLVTGDPWEGRQPEADVVCGGRLLTEDGADELGMDVIYLAPERVKPAADHLAATPFAGIAGRYDPAAMVRAGVQDAGRLDDAARERVFQPAYAGLAEFFRLAATDGQAVYKVMA
- the lipB gene encoding lipoyl(octanoyl) transferase LipB, which gives rise to MSDVDVRELVVVHAGFGEAAVPYEDGWELQKRTHALRADDAIPDTVLLLEHRPVYTAGKRTEALDRPFGDPGAPVVDVDRGGKITWHGPGQLTGYPIVRLPDPPDVVGYVRLLERMMMDVCAELGLETATVEGRSGLWVRGTPDRKIGSIGIRVARGVAMHGFMLNCDNDMGWFDKIVACGIRDVGSTNLSRELGREVTVAEIVPLVERRLAAALGAAETFHRTTAQLGIVGQAITL